Proteins encoded within one genomic window of Anastrepha ludens isolate Willacy chromosome 4, idAnaLude1.1, whole genome shotgun sequence:
- the LOC128862494 gene encoding U3 small nucleolar RNA-associated protein 4 homolog, protein MNGENNQVGRTKTHNVRFYNLTPRSIQSMAYNYLFHKLAVSRNDGSIEIWDMQYLPYLEKVIPKSPGNSVEGMAWSGERLFSAGLTGELIEWDLQLLKPRRKQFVTGNAIWCIDINSVGTELAVGTEEGYINIFQIDNDQMQYKNLFDKQEGRVLCCKFDRTGEFLVTGSLGAIRIWDVKSGHALHKMSVARAERKKEVIVWSLHVLSDFTIISGDSRGQVTVWDGKMAAQLESHQVLKADVLTVAINEEENMLMCSGIEPIIRIYAKTKIKREEIEYNCWVKYLQRNVHDNDVKALICAGDRIFSGGMDGYLGVSLTSKRVSTIAKYGPFLKNPCTVVSPISRLLLLRYTNYLEIWRLGSTDGRPQLEEPVDDATNSKLKHKNKSTERKLLALNTAPEKLLEFKTKGEEPIVCATISPDGQWLCYSTQKHIRLFRFVPAVQGKNSTQLARIKGLPEQFVVASNLTFSSDSKRLFLVQPNTRQIHVFSVVNNGSTDLDFIESIETSKHIKDVINLLAVSECGTYLVGAGTDRTIAVWSIFQGKHFKHHLNMPRYSASTTALAIHAKEPRLVAAFSDGKIIEYDLEEMCFTCSEQEYFVENAETHCVSNVLLDSRNPNHFILHNDAYLYVLEKTAGEHGQDENALDTPNKNLGKKVKRVISDSKVSGLRLKFKKSFEHLISLCWLSSDELVAVGVNPVTLIEQLPDIFKQKKFGAC, encoded by the exons atgaATGGAGAAAACAATCAGGTTGGGCGCACTAAGACCCACAATGTGCGTTTTTACAACCTCACGCCGCGGTCTATACAAAGCATGGCCTATAACTACCTATTTCATAAACTAGCAGTCTCACG gaATGATGGATCCATCGAGATATGGGACATGCAATATTTGCcctatttggaaaaagttataccAAAGTCTCCTGGAAATTCAGTAGAGGGTATGGCTTGGAGTGGTGAGCGTTTGTTCTCTGCGGGTCTTACCGGCGAGTTAATTGAATGGGATTTGCAGTTGCTCAAACCCCGACGTAAACAGTTTGTTACAGGCAATGCTATTTGGTGCATAGACATAAACTCAGTTGGCACTGAATTGGCTGTTGGTACCGAAGAGggttacattaatatttttcaaatagatAATGATCAGATGCAATACAAAAATCTGTTTGACAAGCAAGAGGGGCGTGTGCTTTGCTGCAAATTTGACCGCACAGGTGAATTTTTGGTAACTGGTTCGTTGGGCGCCATACGCATATGGGATGTGAAGAGCGGCCATGCGTTGCACAAAATGTCTGTTGCGCGAGCTGAAAGGAAAAAGGAAGTGATAGTGTGGTCACTGCACGTACTAAGTGATTTTACTATAATCTCTGGCGATTCACGTGGCCAAGTTACAGTGTGGGATGGGAAAATGGCAGCTCAATTAGAATCTCATCAGGTGCTTAAAGCTGATGTCCTTACGGTTGCTataaatgaagaagaaaatatgCTAATGTGTTCAGGAATTGAGCCAATAATTAGGATATatgctaaaactaaaataaaacgcGAGGAAATCGAGTACAATTGTTGGGTCAAATATCTGCAGCGAAATGTGCACGACAACGATGTGAAGGCGCTAATATGTGCAGGTGATCGCATATTCTCTGGTGGTATGGACGGATACCTAGGAGTTTCCTTAACAAGCAAACGTGTATCTACAATAGCTAAATATGGCCCTTTCTTAAAG AATCCGTGTACTGTTGTGTCACCCATTAGCCGCCTGTTACTACTTCGCTATACCAATTATCTTGAAATTTGGCGTCTCGGATCTACTGATGGCAGACCACAGTTAGAAGAACCTGTAGATGATGCGACTAATagtaaattaaaacacaaaaataaatcaactgAGCGCAAGCTACTTGCTTTGAATACTGCACCCGAGAAGCTGTTAGAATTCAAAACCAAAGGTGAAGAGCCCATAGTTTGCGCCACAATCTCACCTGATGGTCAATGGTTGTGCTATTCGACTCAGAAGCACATCAGACTTTTCCGGTTCGTACCAGCAGTGCAGGGTAAAAATAGCACGCAACTTGCTCGCATCAAAGGCCTTCCTGAACAGTTCGTTGTTGCCTCTAATCTAACATTCAGCAGCGATTCTAAACGTTTGTTCCTCGTGCAACCTAACACTCGTCAAATACATGTATTTTCCGTGGTCAACAATGGCAGCACTGATTTGGATTTCATTGAAAGCATTGAAACCAGCAAACACATAAAGGACGTCATTAACCTATTGGCTGTGTCTGAGTGCGGTACATACTTAGTGGGGGCAGGCACTGATCGAACTATCGCCGTGTGGAGCATATTCCAGGGCAAGCATTTCAAACACCATCTCAATATGCCACGCTACTCGGCTAGTACTACTGCGTTGGCTATTCACGCAAAAGAGCCACGCCTCGTAGCTGCATTTTCCGATGGCAAAATCATTGAATATGATCTGGAAGAGATGTGCTTTACTTGTTCGGAGCAGGAATATTTTGTGGAGAATGCAGAAACGCATTGCGTGTCAAATGTGTTATTAGATAGCCGCAATCCCAATCATTTTATTCTGCACAATGACGCGTATTTATATGTGCTGGAGAAAACTGCGGGGGAGCACGGGCAGGATGAAAATGCTTTGGATACGCCGAATAAAAACTTAGGGAAAAAGGTGAAGCGTGTTATTAGTGACAGCAAAGTTAGTGGCCTAcgtttgaaattcaaaaaatctttCGAG CATTTGATATCGCTTTGTTGGCTTAGCTCGGACGAATTAGTAGCAGTCGGTGTTAATCCAGTGACGTTAATAGAACAATTGCCggacatttttaaacaaaagaaattcgGCGCCTGttag
- the LOC128862497 gene encoding programmed cell death protein 5 isoform X2, giving the protein MLKNIECNAANYTDVPKGILNGGSGGNNAEKQQAQQEQMRQQEEMKHSILSQVLDQQARARLNTLKISKPEKAQMFENMVIRMAQMGQVRGKLDDAQFVSILESVNAQMPQTKSTVKYDRRRAAIDSDDDDDYGC; this is encoded by the exons atgttaaaaaatatagagtgtaatgcggcaaattatactgatgttcccaagggcattttgaat GGTGGTAGCGGCGGCAATAATGCGGAAAAGCAACAAGCACAACAAGAGCAGATGCGTCAGCAGGAAGAAATGAAGCACTCGATACTCTCGCAAGTGCTAGATCAGCAGGCACGCGCACGAC TGAATACTTTAAAAATCAGCAAACCTGAAAAAGCGCAAATGTTCGAAAATATGGTAATACGCATGGCACAAATGGGTCAAGTACGTGGTAAACTGGATGATGCTCAATTTGTTAGCATACTCGAGAGCGTAAACGCTCAAATGCCACAGACTAAATCGACAGTTAAATACGATCGAAGACGTGCTGCCATTGACtcagatgatgatgatgattatggTTGCTGA
- the LOC128862497 gene encoding programmed cell death protein 5 isoform X1, whose translation MADNDLDALRADRLAQLQQQYGGSGGNNAEKQQAQQEQMRQQEEMKHSILSQVLDQQARARLNTLKISKPEKAQMFENMVIRMAQMGQVRGKLDDAQFVSILESVNAQMPQTKSTVKYDRRRAAIDSDDDDDYGC comes from the exons ATGGCGGACAATGATTTGGATGCTTTACGCGCCGACCGTTTGGCACAATTACAGCAGCAATAT GGTGGTAGCGGCGGCAATAATGCGGAAAAGCAACAAGCACAACAAGAGCAGATGCGTCAGCAGGAAGAAATGAAGCACTCGATACTCTCGCAAGTGCTAGATCAGCAGGCACGCGCACGAC TGAATACTTTAAAAATCAGCAAACCTGAAAAAGCGCAAATGTTCGAAAATATGGTAATACGCATGGCACAAATGGGTCAAGTACGTGGTAAACTGGATGATGCTCAATTTGTTAGCATACTCGAGAGCGTAAACGCTCAAATGCCACAGACTAAATCGACAGTTAAATACGATCGAAGACGTGCTGCCATTGACtcagatgatgatgatgattatggTTGCTGA
- the LOC128862495 gene encoding protein disulfide-isomerase TMX3, whose product MLLKTSKHINSSSLWKLLFMLLAVFATPFTYAAHAEAARVLELSDRFLEVYNQGQWLVMFYAPWCGYCKRTEPIFGQVAQELHGLSIRVGKVDCTRFSNVAREMKIRAYPTIMFIKGSAMYVYNGDRTKEELVDYALRMSGPPVQLVTRPESVDMLKGSHTIFFIFVGQQEGVIWESYYAAAENYQEYGFFYATSADIASQHFDFEYLPAVLVYKDEQHHLYPFSQGPHEVDINETVHHWVNVERFTTFPKITRFNINQLMLTKKYLVVAVVEEDKLNQVATHELEFRDMVEGVIRKHRDRYHDKFQFGWIGEPGIAQSIILDTLPTPHLIVINSTTQHHYIPDDEPLKMTPQALHVFLESIHDENATPLGGDTYFVRLRRAFFEVKKGLRDMWQGNPVLTTVIFGLPFGFLSLILYSIFCGDCFEASDEEDDHEKTE is encoded by the exons atgcTACTTAAAACAAGCAAGCACATAAATAGTTCTTCATTATGGAAGCTGCTATTTA TGTTGCTAGCCGTATTCGCCACACCATTTACATATGCAGCCCATGCAGAAGCTGCGCGTGTACTAGAATTAAGCGACCGTTTCTTAGAGGTATACAACCAGGGTCAATGGCTGGTCATGTTTTACGCACCATGGTGTGGTTACTGCAAACGAACTGAACCAATTTTCGGGCAGGTAGCACAAGAATTGCATGGCCTTAGTATACGAGTAGGAAAAGTTGATTGTACACGATTCTCGAACGTGGCACGTGAAATGAAAATACGTGCCTATCCCACTATTATGTTCATTAAAGGCAGtgcaatgtatgtatataatggtGATCGCACGAAGGAAGAGTTGGTTGATTATGCGCTGCGTATGAGCGGACCCCCAGTGCAGTTGGTGACACGTCCCGAAAGTGTTGATATGCTTAAGGGTTCGCAtactattttcttcatttttgtggGTCAACAGGAGGGTGTTATTTGGGAATCATATTATGCCGCAGCAGAGAACTATCAAGAATATGGATTTTTCTATGCAACTTCGGCAGATATAGCTTCGCAACATTTCGATTTTGAGTATTTACCTGCTGTGCTTGTTTACAAAGACGAACAACATCATTTATATCCGTTTTCACAAGGGCCACACGAAGTTGATATTAACGAGACTGTGCATCATTGGGTAAATGTTGAGAGGTTTACAACTTTTCCGAAGATCACGCGCTTCAATATAAATCAGTTAATGCTTACGAAAAAGTATCTAGTTGTAGCAGTTGTCGAGGAAGACAAATTAAATCAAGTTGCTACACATGAACTGGAATTCCGTGATATGGTTGAGGGTGTTATACGTAAACATCGGGATAGGTATCATGATAAATTTCAATTTGGATGG ATTGGCGAACCCGGTATAGCCCAATCTATTATACTGGATACATTGCCTACACCTCATCTGATCGTGATCAACTCTACTACGCAACATCACTACATACCAGACGATGAGCCGCTTAAAATGACTCCACAGGCACTACACGTCTTCCTCGAATCAATTCATGATGAAAACGCAACTCCGCTTGGAGGCGATACGTACTTTGTGCGCCTGCGACGCGCATTTTTTGAGGTTAAGAAGGGCTTGCGTGATATGTGGCAGGGCAATCCTGTACTGACAACTGTCATCTTCGGCCTGCCATTTGGCTTCTTGTCACTCATTTTATATTCGATATTTTGCGGAGATTGCTTTGAGGCATCAGATGAAGAAGATGATCACGAAAAAACGGAATAA
- the LOC128862499 gene encoding tectonin beta-propeller repeat-containing protein — protein sequence MPSSLLFATNSEGRVYTLSTNSAAWREFPYLGLEFKKIAAVPHFVWAIGGDRQVYVYVYGLDVPIRVKEESYENERWLPIEGFSKKLLPTDRYKYSSVDGSEERNIDKIRLPSMAWQWDGEWHLDLDMDGHQLSEDGWMYALDFPATYSPKNSWNSYVRRRKWIRFRRYSALNSWCAVAPLHKDPTQEPFIDVYVGGTNVPNAPSGTMIVWAITAHGRAMFRTGVSTFAPEGLRWNAINTPPGCELAQISVGPTGLVWAVLYNGRAIVRTGVTRENLSGEAWLDVKPPIGNNDTASTLKITQVSVGTDSVWCVTNDSHVWFRRGIKGEAAGISEDAAIGSGWVEMIVNISAISVSPNDQVFAVGSSDRALYFRSGVSTSDPTGKQWRQIQCSMQISRTSSSMSIVSRRSGSGSTPGSKHQSFSNLYNKDKEKGVVETCAPIENMAASPASTNSSTTGAAAAQARLKSDIWKYSTDSPPNIGSLNLNERHKKRSSAVREHAAHASSAPATEVVTEISGKHFETQLKNPRAWSPVRSVGSIVGTEAHPESDSAVFESDSTHHGSDAYLGEDEDHAGSQFWTECEVMWSGVAAGAVSVDPANTPNWFNEQASSNGKVNVDATWRKDLIAKLQMRSEKLKQLKHPEKYEKAVELTSWIKSAEARYQRPGGEFEDCLIELEWVSGATATAGTGDACNTDSDSGTFTVLNPDGVTTKIQFSLSAITCVQSCSEPSAPRISLHAPRLPTNCSPIKLQFSSDAEMEDWLSHLTSVCCQINEVLGKPANNSIWVTSDLGEVFVFDPLNMKSSQLDKERNCYVEKFDVNTMETPYYNTLYNGLPIGTELEISGCVYDDADQIRFDLQCHPNIKTRPRVEKFRVIAMHINPRFNERTIVLNSMNDSEWLEEICNDKMVFAPGATFTLRIKALENHYQLFVNGTHFADYKYRTDPAAVTCLYVSGRVKLFNIVYSCPTLIISMQEMYWRQIGGHIKRVFSSHAGVVWGISCDNTAWVYNGGWGGQFLKGLEGGSGKINNMIDTHTYYVYENQRWNPISGFTMKSLPTDRHMWSDASGRQKRSKEHTKLLSTHCEWISDWMVDFNIPGGADKEGWQYAIDFPATYHAHKKITDCVRRRRWLKKCRLTSSGPWQELSHSKILDASLQVLDGDTDSANSLSDWEDLPVCAWAVAANGDVLIRHGVTQLNPRGDNWEHIPSEQPLIAISVGPLGQVWTVGRNGMIYFRYGITRHNPLGEAWQMVEAPPGTTFRTVSVGRAGIWALDNHNRLAVRKEITKTFPEGSHWQFLPNMPNIPPHTETHIGFKSVSVGTEVWAIALNGVVCKRCGITKENPAGAGWNLGIPGQWQHISVESFS from the exons ATGCCCAGCTCTTTGCTTTTTGCCACCAATAGTGAAGGCCGTGTGTATACGTTGTCCACTAATTCAGCCGCTTGGCGAGAATTCCCGTACTTGGGTTTGGAGTTCAAGAAAATCGCTGCCGTGCCGCACTTTGTATGGGCTATTGGTGGAGATCGCCAggtctatgtatatgtatatggctTGGATGTGCCCATACGTGTAAAAGAGGAGTCTTATGAAAATGAACGTTGGCTACCGATTGAAGGATTTTCGAAAAAGCTTTTACCTACAGATCGCTATAAGTACTCCTCAGTTGATGGCAGCGAGGAGCGTAACATCGATAAGATCAGGTTGCCATCAATGGCTTGGCAGTGGGATGGTGAGTGGCATTTAGATTTGGACATGGACGGTCATCAGTTAAGCGAAGATGGTTGGATGTATGCGCTAGATTTTCCCGCTACATACTCACCGAAGAATTCGTGGAACTCTTACGTGCGACGAAGGAAATGG ATACGTTTTCGCCGCTATAGTGCATTGAACAGCTGGTGTGCCGTAGCGCCACTGCATAAAGACCCCACACAGGAACCTTTCATTGATGTTTATGTTGGAGGCACAAATGTGCCGAATGCGCCATCGGGTACCATGATCGTTTGGGCTATCACTGCACATGGACGG GCCATGTTTCGCACCGGAGTTAGCACTTTTGCACCGGAAGGTCTTCGCTGGAACGCGATCAACACTCCTCCCGGCTGTGAATTGGCACAAATAAGTGTCGGCCCGACCGGTCTCGTCTGGGCCGTACTCTATAATGGACGCGCGATAGTGCGTACTGGAGTTACACGCGAAAATCTCTCCGGCGAAGCTTGGTTAGACGTTAAACCACCAATTGGCAATAATGATACGGCGAGTACATTAAAAATCACCCAAGTATCTGTGGGTACAGACTCCGTTTGGTGTGTAACCAATGATAGCCATGTCTGGTTTCGGCGCGGTATCAAGGGTGAAGCTGCTGGTATAAGTGAAGATGCCGCCATTGGCAGTGGTTGGGTGGAGATGATTGTGAACATATCGGCGATATCTGTGTCTCCTAATGATCAAGTCTTCGCTGTTGGTTCGTCGGATCGTGCACTCTACTTTCGCTCAGGCGTATCGACATCTGATCCCACTGGCAAACAATGGCGCCAAATTCAGTGTTCCATGCAAATAAGTCGCACCTCTAGCTCCATGTCGATTGTGTCACGTCGCAGTGGTAGCGGTTCAACCCCTGGTTCAAAGCACCAAAGTTTCTCAAATCTTTATAACAAAGATAAAGAAAAGGGCGTTGTAGAGACGTGTGCACCTATTGAAAATATGGCAGCCAGTCCAGCTTCAACCAATAGCAGCACAACGGGTGCAGCAGCAGCGCAGGCACGACTAAAAAGTGACATTTGGAAATATTCGACAGATTCGCCACCCAACATTGGTAGCTTGAATTTAAATGAACGCCACAAAAAACGTAGTTCAGCGGTGCGTGAACATGCAGCGCACGCATCCAGTGCACCCGCGACAGAGGTTGTGACTGAAATCTCCGGCAAACACTTCGAAACACAGCTAAAGAATCCACGTGCATGGTCACCAGTACGTAGCGTTGGTTCAATAGTTGGCACCGAGGCGCATCCGGAGAGTGATTCTGCAGTATTTGAGTCAGACTCAACACACCACGGCTCAGATGCATACCTGGGCGAAGACGAAGATCACGCCGGCTCGCAATTTTGGACCGAATGCGAAGTAATGTGGAGTGGTGTCGCAGCTGGCGCTGTGAGCGTCGATCCAGCAAATACGCCAAATTGGTTCAATGAGCAAGCATCTAGCAATGGCAAAGTTAATGTAGATGCCACATGGCGAAAGGATCTAATTGCAAAACTACAAATGCGTTCGGAGAAGCTCAAACAATTAAAGCACCCTGAAAAATACGAAAAGGCAGTCGAGCTAACCTCCTGGATTAAATCAGCAGAGGCACGTTATCAGCGGCCCGGTGGAGAATTCGAAGATTGTTTAATCGAATTAGAATGGGTAAGTGGTGCAACTGCCACTGCCGGTACGGGAGATGCGTGCAACACAGATTCAGATTCCGGCACTTTTACTGTGCTCAATCCAGATGGTGTTACTACAAAAATTCAATTCTCACTGTCAGCCATTACTTGCGTGCAGTCTTGCAGTGAACCGAGTGCACCGCGTATATCACTGCACGCACCCCGCTTGCCAACTAATTGCTCACCAATAAAATTGCAATTCTCAAGCGATGCAGAAATGGAGGATTGGCTATCTCATCTCACTTCAGTTTGCTGCCAGATAAATGAAGTTCTGGGCAAACCTGCGAACAATTCCATTTGGGTTACCAGCGATCTCGGAGAAGTATTTGTTTTTGACCCGCTTAATATGAAGTCAAGTCAGCTGGACAAAGAACGCAATTGTTATGTGGAGAAATTCGATGTAAATACAATGGAAACGCCTTACTACAACACGCTATATAATGG ATTGCCTATCGGTACAGAATTAGAGATATCTGGTTGTGTTTACGATGATGCAGATCAAATTCGTTTCGATTTGCAGTGTCATCCAAACATAAAAACACGCCCCAGAGTGGAGAAATTCCGAGTGATTGCAATGCACATTAATCCAag ATTCAATGAGCGCACCATAGTTCTAAACAGTATGAATGACTCAGAGTGGCTAGAGGAAATATGCAATGATAAGATGGTCTTCGCTCCCGGCGCCACATTTACGCTCCGCATCAA AGCCTTGGAAAACCATTACCAATTGTTTGTGAACGGCACACATTTCGCCGATTACAAATACCGTACAGACCCTGCCGCCGTTACCTGTCTTTACGTTAGTGGGCGCGTAAAACTATTTAACATTGTCTATAGCTGTCCTACACTGATTATCTCCATGCAAGAAATGTACTGGCGTCAAATAGGTGGGCATATAAAGCGCGTATTTTCCTCTCATGCCGGTGTTGTTTGGGGTATTTCGTGTGACAACACTGCCTGGGTATACAATGGCGGTTGGGGTGGCCAATTTTTGAAAGGATTGGAGGGTGGTTCCGGCAAGATTAATAACATGATTGACACTCACACCTACTATGTGTACGAGAATCAACGTTGGAATCCCATAAGTGGTTTCACTATGAAGAGCCTGCCCACCGATAGGCACATGTGGAGCGATGCAAGTGGTCGCCAAAAGCGTAGTAAGGAGCACACCAAACTATTGTCCACTCACTGTGAATGGATATCAGATTGGATGGTGGACTTTAATATACCCGGCGGTGCAGATAAAGAAGGCTGGCAATATGCTATCGATTTTCCAGCCACATACCATGCACACAAAAAAATCACTGACTGTGTACGCAGGCGTCGTTGGTTGAAGAAGTGTCGACTAACAAGCAGCGGTCCCTGGCAGGAGCTAAGTCATTCAAAGATATTAGATGCATCATTACAAGTACTTGACGGTGATACGGACAGCGCTAATAGTTTAAGTGATTGGGAGGATTTGCCGGTATGCGCTTGGGCAGTGGCAGCGAATGGCGATGTTTTAATACGGCACGGCGTAACGCAGCTAAATCCTCGCGGCGATAATTGGGAACATATACCGAGCGAACAGCCTTTGATTGCAATTAGTGTAGGACCGTTAGGCCAAGTGTGGACCGTCGGACGAAATGGCATGATTTACTTTCGCTATGGCATTACAAGGCACAATCCATTAG GTGAAGCTTGGCAAATGGTGGAAGCTCCTCCTGGCACAACATTCCGCACGGTGTCAGTGGGACGTGCTGGCATTTGGGCACTCGACAACCACAACCGCTTGGCTGTGCGCAAAGAGATCACTAAAACATTTCCAGAGGGTTCCCATTGGCAATTCCTGCCAAATATGCCGAATATTCCTCCACACACTGAGACGCATATCGGTTTCAAATCTGTGTCCGTGGGCACAGAAGTCTGGGCGATAGCGCTAAATGGCGTTGTATGCAAACGTTGCGGCATTACAAAAGAAAATCCGGCAGGTGCCGGCTGGAATTTGGGTATACCG GGCCAATGGCAGCATATATCCGTGGAAAGCTTTTCCTAA